In the Deinococcus ficus genome, one interval contains:
- a CDS encoding ABC transporter substrate-binding protein — MKKALIAAALLALGSAQAQKTQLEFWTISLAPLFNDEMNRLVAQFEKENPTVDLKWVDVPSNTLEQKLLATIAAGRPPTVVNLSSDMTVRLYDQGALEPMSLSDAQKKVFFSNTLKTFTFDGKFYGVPWYWAPKVVAYNTEIFRKAGLDPSNPPRTIQTLIAAAKQIKDKTGMYGFVPNIDNVKMLYVFREAGLPIFDAKGQAVFNSPAHVRLLQTYVDLYKKGYIPEDTMRRGFTAATELYSAGKLAMLITGPQFILRVANDNKAIYDATRVAPYPIDLGGNVIHTPLMGFSIPKGVKDKALAQKLALFLTNDVNQLQFSKVTKTTFPSTVKASADKFFKQGGNNAIDQGKLVSSTLLKRAQDLTMLYPDASKLNKIFKDNVEAAMAGKKSSQQALDDIVKAWNASL; from the coding sequence ATGAAAAAAGCCCTGATTGCCGCCGCCCTGCTCGCCCTGGGGTCCGCCCAGGCCCAGAAGACCCAGCTGGAGTTCTGGACGATCAGCCTCGCGCCGCTGTTCAACGACGAGATGAACCGCCTCGTGGCGCAGTTCGAGAAGGAAAACCCCACCGTGGACCTCAAGTGGGTGGACGTACCCAGCAACACCCTGGAGCAGAAGCTCCTGGCGACCATCGCCGCGGGCCGGCCGCCCACGGTCGTGAACCTGTCGAGCGACATGACGGTGCGCCTGTACGACCAGGGCGCGCTGGAACCCATGAGCCTGTCCGACGCGCAGAAGAAGGTCTTCTTCTCGAACACCCTCAAGACCTTCACCTTCGACGGGAAGTTCTACGGCGTGCCGTGGTACTGGGCGCCGAAGGTCGTGGCGTACAACACCGAGATCTTCCGCAAGGCGGGCCTGGACCCCAGCAACCCCCCGCGCACCATTCAGACGCTGATCGCCGCCGCGAAGCAGATCAAGGACAAGACCGGCATGTACGGCTTCGTGCCGAACATCGACAACGTCAAGATGCTGTACGTGTTCCGCGAGGCGGGCCTGCCCATCTTCGACGCGAAGGGCCAGGCGGTGTTCAACAGCCCGGCGCACGTGCGCCTGTTGCAGACGTACGTGGACCTGTACAAGAAGGGCTACATCCCCGAGGACACCATGCGCCGCGGCTTCACGGCCGCGACGGAGCTGTACTCGGCCGGGAAGCTCGCCATGCTGATCACCGGGCCGCAGTTCATCCTGCGCGTCGCGAACGACAACAAGGCCATCTACGACGCCACCCGCGTGGCGCCCTACCCCATCGACCTGGGCGGCAACGTGATTCACACGCCCCTGATGGGTTTCTCGATTCCCAAGGGCGTGAAGGACAAGGCCCTGGCGCAGAAACTCGCGCTGTTCCTCACGAACGACGTGAACCAGCTGCAGTTCAGCAAGGTCACCAAGACCACCTTCCCCTCCACGGTGAAGGCCAGCGCCGATAAGTTCTTTAAGCAGGGCGGCAACAACGCCATCGACCAGGGCAAACTGGTGTCCAGCACGCTGCTCAAGCGCGCCCAGGACCTGACCATGCTGTACCCGGACGCCAGCAAGCTGAACAAGATCTTCAAGGACAACGTGGAGGCCGCCATGGCCGGCAAGAAGTCCTCCCAGCAGGCGCTGGACGACATCGTCAAGGCCTGGAACGCCAGCCTGTAA
- a CDS encoding beta-N-acetylhexosaminidase, whose protein sequence is MTPAFRLPFLLGALLLDAAQAAPLALTATPEARAVRPFAAVVPTPRQATYPAGSLPLAGLGVKTVGAAPELAWAARDLRDEWKVRLGIPLPDGGGKSITIGTRGDADLAARAKAAGLYTEAPEGYALWVDAGGAFVVGADAKGAYYGAQTLRQLLTPEGLRFARIQDAPALKRRMAMLYLDAASKPVNDRLIPLLAALKYNSVLVMSNYVQWDVAKAGGWAHPGGATKAEAKRVAELARSYGMDVIPLLETPGHATWMFNNGKNLDLAQDPDVPAPYAYDTLNPASYERVILPTLKEIVETFAPRTVHIGRDEARADGRGRFPGRPNGVAVGFEKLFTDDTLKLHAFLKERGVGTMIWHDVAFADSLIGSVPAKLPKDIQVGFWNYTGDANPDLMRRIRALGFPVLGASWWKAGNAEGMAKAAAQAGADGMIQTRWSGYFGNTSVWDGMAEQGVALVRAGAAFWNPDAPPVANDVQVYRSLYQPQAYAKAAGQLVDLSPAVTRTLKDDSGSGWIQKGASTDLRNLPAGKDVALGDYRFNVSGAVMLRGSRPAARELPEQVALDLGGRKADALALLLTTGWAGANNREVIGKLDVKYADGSLLSVPLEYGRHLRSWTEVAGTTENLSMIPAPGWTGKTGDGLDVNVLVLDWTNPKPGVAIQALTLSSAGRGANPTLLGLTLIGGR, encoded by the coding sequence ATGACCCCTGCCTTCCGCCTGCCCTTCCTGCTGGGTGCCCTGCTGCTCGACGCCGCCCAGGCCGCGCCCCTCGCCCTGACCGCCACGCCCGAGGCGCGCGCCGTGAGGCCCTTCGCGGCGGTGGTGCCCACGCCCCGGCAGGCGACCTACCCGGCCGGGAGCCTGCCCCTGGCCGGGCTGGGCGTGAAGACCGTGGGCGCGGCTCCGGAACTGGCCTGGGCCGCGCGGGACCTGCGGGACGAGTGGAAGGTGCGTCTGGGTATCCCCCTGCCGGACGGAGGTGGGAAGTCCATCACCATCGGCACCAGGGGGGATGCCGATCTCGCCGCCCGAGCGAAGGCGGCGGGGCTGTACACCGAGGCGCCCGAGGGGTACGCGCTGTGGGTGGACGCGGGCGGCGCGTTCGTGGTGGGTGCGGACGCGAAGGGCGCGTACTACGGCGCGCAGACACTGCGGCAGCTGCTGACCCCCGAGGGCCTGCGGTTCGCCCGCATTCAGGACGCCCCGGCGCTGAAGCGGCGCATGGCGATGCTGTACCTGGACGCCGCCAGCAAACCCGTGAACGACCGCCTGATTCCCCTGCTGGCCGCACTGAAGTACAACTCGGTGCTTGTCATGAGCAACTACGTGCAGTGGGACGTGGCGAAGGCCGGCGGCTGGGCCCACCCGGGCGGCGCGACCAAGGCCGAAGCGAAGCGCGTGGCGGAGCTCGCGCGCAGCTACGGGATGGACGTGATACCGCTGCTGGAAACGCCGGGGCACGCCACCTGGATGTTCAACAACGGAAAGAACCTGGACCTCGCGCAGGACCCGGACGTGCCCGCACCCTACGCGTACGACACGCTGAACCCCGCCTCCTACGAGCGCGTCATCCTGCCGACCCTGAAGGAGATCGTGGAGACCTTCGCGCCCAGAACCGTGCACATCGGCCGGGACGAGGCGCGCGCCGACGGCCGCGGGCGCTTCCCGGGCCGGCCGAACGGCGTGGCGGTGGGCTTCGAGAAGCTGTTCACGGACGACACCCTGAAACTGCACGCGTTCCTGAAAGAGCGCGGGGTGGGCACCATGATCTGGCACGACGTGGCGTTCGCGGACAGCCTGATCGGCAGCGTGCCCGCGAAACTCCCGAAGGACATTCAGGTGGGCTTCTGGAACTACACCGGGGACGCCAACCCGGACCTGATGCGCCGCATCCGCGCCCTGGGCTTCCCGGTGCTGGGCGCGAGCTGGTGGAAGGCCGGGAACGCCGAGGGCATGGCGAAGGCCGCCGCGCAGGCGGGTGCGGACGGCATGATCCAGACCCGTTGGAGCGGGTACTTCGGGAACACCAGCGTGTGGGACGGCATGGCCGAGCAGGGCGTGGCGCTCGTGCGGGCCGGCGCGGCCTTCTGGAACCCGGACGCCCCGCCCGTCGCGAACGACGTGCAGGTGTACCGCAGCCTGTACCAGCCGCAGGCGTACGCGAAGGCCGCCGGACAGCTCGTGGACCTCTCCCCCGCCGTGACCCGCACCCTGAAGGACGACAGCGGCAGCGGCTGGATCCAGAAGGGCGCCTCCACCGACCTGCGAAATCTGCCGGCCGGGAAGGACGTCGCGCTGGGCGACTACCGCTTCAACGTGAGCGGCGCGGTGATGCTGCGCGGCAGCCGCCCGGCCGCCCGCGAGCTGCCGGAACAGGTCGCCCTGGACCTGGGCGGAAGGAAGGCCGACGCGCTGGCGCTGCTGCTCACGACCGGCTGGGCCGGCGCGAACAACCGCGAGGTGATCGGGAAGCTGGACGTGAAGTACGCCGACGGCAGCCTGCTCAGCGTACCGCTGGAGTACGGGCGGCACCTGCGCTCCTGGACGGAAGTGGCCGGCACCACCGAGAACCTCAGCATGATCCCCGCGCCCGGCTGGACCGGGAAGACCGGAGACGGACTGGACGTGAACGTGCTGGTGCTGGACTGGACCAACCCGAAACCCGGCGTGGCGATTCAGGCCCTCACGCTCAGCAGCGCCGGGCGGGGCGCGAACCCCACGCTGCTGGGCCTGACCCTGATCGGCGGCCGCTGA
- a CDS encoding ABC transporter substrate-binding protein, whose protein sequence is MKKVFLTALLATLSAASAAGTLVYGGNGEPVSLESGNITDGISILVQHQVYDTLVHFKDGKTDTEPGLATSWKSNAAGTQWTFNLRKNVKFHDGTPFNADAVIFNVSRWWDKAHPYGFRDQGRTFEIVGDLLGGYKGDATSVIKNIVKVDDSTVRFDLTKGSSVFPDVIGAGYFGIASPTAIKKDGAKYGTPASKPIGTGPFIFQSWRTGDRITLTANKSYWGSKARVDTLIIRGIKDPSQRLNELKAGTIDFTSDLAPDALKSVKADKNLVAVKKPSFNVGFVSLNAKNQYLKADKVRQAVSMAINKKAIVDAFWGELGTSNASFVPPVLGWANSKNVPADYKYDPAAAKKLLAEAGYPNGFSLDLWYMPVSRPYFPQPKPIAEAIAADLSAIGVKVNLKTEDWAKYLEDRNKEPGFDMYMIGWTGDYGDPDNFYGAYYGPNGSSDINWNPAELQTLLEKGRAAVAQAERAKFYAQIHEMTYKANYRLPIVHSSPLAAARTYVKGWTPSPLGSEAFNKISLIGKK, encoded by the coding sequence ATGAAGAAAGTGTTTCTCACTGCCCTGCTCGCCACCCTTTCCGCTGCGTCTGCCGCGGGCACGCTCGTGTACGGCGGGAACGGTGAACCTGTCAGCCTCGAATCCGGGAACATCACGGACGGCATCAGCATCCTCGTGCAGCACCAGGTCTACGACACCCTCGTCCACTTCAAGGACGGCAAGACCGACACCGAGCCCGGCCTGGCGACCAGCTGGAAGAGCAACGCCGCCGGCACCCAGTGGACCTTCAACCTGCGCAAGAACGTGAAGTTCCACGACGGCACGCCCTTCAACGCCGACGCCGTGATCTTCAACGTGAGCCGCTGGTGGGACAAGGCGCACCCCTACGGCTTCCGTGACCAGGGCCGCACCTTCGAGATCGTCGGCGACCTGCTCGGCGGCTACAAGGGCGACGCCACCTCCGTCATCAAGAACATCGTCAAGGTCGACGACTCCACCGTGCGCTTCGACCTGACCAAGGGCAGCAGCGTGTTCCCCGACGTGATCGGCGCCGGGTACTTCGGCATCGCCAGCCCCACCGCCATCAAGAAGGACGGCGCGAAATACGGCACCCCCGCCAGCAAGCCCATCGGCACCGGGCCCTTCATCTTCCAGAGCTGGCGCACCGGTGACCGCATCACCCTGACCGCCAACAAGTCCTACTGGGGCTCCAAGGCCCGCGTGGACACCCTGATCATCCGCGGCATCAAGGACCCCAGCCAGCGCCTCAACGAACTCAAGGCCGGCACCATCGACTTCACGTCCGACCTCGCGCCCGACGCCCTCAAGAGCGTCAAAGCCGACAAGAACCTGGTCGCCGTGAAGAAACCCAGCTTCAACGTGGGCTTCGTGAGCCTGAACGCCAAGAACCAGTACCTGAAGGCCGACAAGGTCCGTCAGGCGGTCAGCATGGCCATCAACAAGAAGGCGATCGTGGACGCCTTCTGGGGTGAACTGGGGACCAGCAACGCCAGCTTCGTGCCGCCCGTCCTGGGCTGGGCGAACAGCAAGAACGTGCCCGCCGACTACAAGTACGACCCCGCTGCCGCGAAGAAGCTGCTCGCCGAGGCCGGCTACCCCAACGGCTTCTCGCTGGACCTGTGGTACATGCCCGTGTCCCGCCCGTACTTCCCGCAGCCCAAGCCCATCGCCGAGGCCATCGCCGCTGACCTGAGCGCCATCGGCGTCAAGGTGAACCTCAAGACCGAGGACTGGGCCAAGTACCTCGAGGACCGCAACAAGGAACCCGGCTTCGACATGTACATGATCGGCTGGACCGGCGACTACGGCGACCCGGACAACTTCTACGGCGCGTACTACGGCCCGAACGGCAGCAGCGACATCAACTGGAACCCGGCCGAACTGCAGACCCTGCTGGAAAAAGGCCGCGCCGCCGTCGCCCAGGCCGAACGCGCCAAGTTCTACGCCCAGATTCACGAGATGACCTACAAGGCCAACTACCGCCTCCCGATCGTGCACAGCAGCCCCCTGGCCGCCGCCCGCACGTACGTGAAAGGCTGGACGCCCAGCCCGCTGGGCAGCGAGGCCTTCAACAAGATCAGCCTGATCGGCAAGAAGTAA
- a CDS encoding arginine--tRNA ligase has product MDLKAQLKAAVEAAAAELGMPVDAAIQETPANKPGDYGTPAAFQMAKAAGGNPAQIAAHLAQTVKLPAGIRRVEAAGPFLNFFLDVGAFVQAVVDTPFTLPSQGGKVIIEHTSVNPNKELHVGHLRNVVLGDSMARIFRAAGHEVEVQNYIDDTGRQAAESIYAMEHYGRTWDGAQKYDHWLGEGYVKLNADPQKAELETEIREVMHKLEAGLLRPVVEQTVKAQLETCFRIGAHYDLLVWESDVVGSGFLDQAMNILEGSPFASRPAEGKFAGAFVMDVSQFMPGLEEPNVVLRRSDGTAMYVAKDIGYQFWKFGLFEGMKFAPFMQDPAGHTIWTSHPAGEPDTARRFGHAAEVINVIDSRQKHPQMLVKSSLGVAGHQEREARSIHLSYEFVNLNGQTISGRKGITLAVDEALEEAARRGFAELSAKNPDLASRDDAPEIARRIGVGALRFAMLKNEPSRTFDFDLEKASSLNGDTAPYVQYAAVRAANILRRAQEAGHAVDGRGADWDALPDVDLILAKQVARLPEVVAQAVRAHSPHGVAQYALDLATSLNAWYNAKDRQGKPATNVLQSDEGLREARLALVARVRRAFEDTLDLIGIEIPSAM; this is encoded by the coding sequence ATGGATTTGAAGGCTCAACTCAAGGCCGCCGTGGAGGCCGCCGCCGCTGAACTCGGGATGCCCGTGGACGCCGCCATTCAGGAAACCCCCGCGAACAAACCCGGCGACTACGGCACGCCCGCCGCCTTCCAGATGGCCAAGGCCGCCGGCGGCAACCCCGCGCAGATCGCCGCGCATCTCGCGCAGACCGTCAAACTCCCCGCCGGTATCCGCCGGGTGGAGGCCGCCGGGCCCTTCCTGAACTTCTTCCTGGACGTGGGCGCGTTCGTCCAGGCGGTCGTGGACACGCCGTTCACCCTGCCCAGCCAGGGCGGCAAGGTGATCATCGAGCACACCAGCGTGAACCCCAACAAGGAACTGCACGTCGGGCACCTGCGGAACGTGGTGCTTGGGGACAGCATGGCGCGCATCTTCCGCGCCGCCGGGCACGAGGTAGAGGTCCAAAACTACATCGACGACACTGGCCGGCAGGCGGCCGAGTCCATCTACGCCATGGAACACTACGGCCGCACCTGGGACGGCGCGCAGAAGTACGACCACTGGCTGGGCGAGGGCTACGTGAAACTCAACGCCGACCCGCAGAAGGCCGAGCTGGAAACCGAGATCCGCGAGGTCATGCACAAGCTCGAGGCCGGCCTGCTGCGCCCGGTGGTCGAGCAGACCGTGAAGGCCCAGCTGGAGACCTGCTTCCGCATCGGCGCGCACTACGACCTGCTGGTGTGGGAGTCGGATGTGGTGGGCAGCGGCTTCCTGGACCAGGCGATGAACATCCTGGAAGGCAGCCCCTTCGCGTCCCGGCCGGCCGAGGGCAAGTTCGCCGGGGCGTTCGTGATGGACGTCTCGCAATTCATGCCGGGCCTGGAGGAACCGAACGTGGTGCTGCGCCGCTCGGACGGCACGGCCATGTACGTCGCCAAGGACATCGGGTACCAGTTCTGGAAGTTCGGGCTGTTCGAGGGCATGAAGTTCGCGCCGTTCATGCAGGACCCCGCCGGACACACCATCTGGACCAGCCACCCCGCCGGGGAGCCCGACACGGCCAGGCGCTTCGGGCACGCGGCCGAGGTGATCAACGTGATCGACTCCCGCCAGAAGCACCCGCAGATGCTGGTGAAAAGCAGCCTGGGCGTGGCGGGTCATCAGGAACGCGAGGCGCGCAGCATTCACCTCAGCTACGAGTTCGTGAACCTGAACGGCCAGACCATCAGTGGCCGCAAGGGCATCACCCTGGCCGTGGACGAGGCGCTGGAGGAAGCGGCCCGGCGCGGCTTCGCGGAACTCTCCGCGAAGAATCCCGACCTCGCCTCCCGCGACGATGCCCCCGAGATCGCCCGGCGCATCGGCGTGGGCGCGCTGCGTTTCGCCATGCTGAAGAACGAACCCAGCCGCACCTTCGACTTCGACCTGGAGAAGGCCAGCAGCCTGAACGGCGACACCGCGCCCTACGTGCAGTACGCCGCGGTGCGCGCCGCGAACATCCTGCGCCGCGCCCAGGAAGCCGGTCACGCCGTGGACGGCCGCGGCGCCGACTGGGACGCCCTTCCAGACGTGGACCTGATCCTCGCGAAGCAGGTGGCGCGCCTGCCGGAAGTCGTGGCGCAGGCCGTCCGGGCCCACAGCCCGCACGGAGTGGCGCAGTACGCCCTGGACCTCGCCACCAGCCTGAACGCCTGGTACAACGCCAAGGATAGGCAGGGCAAACCCGCCACGAACGTCCTGCAGTCCGACGAGGGCCTGCGCGAGGCGCGGCTGGCGCTGGTGGCCCGGGTTCGCCGCGCCTTCGAGGACACCCTGGACCTGATCGGCATCGAGATTCCCTCCGCGATGTGA
- the argJ gene encoding bifunctional glutamate N-acetyltransferase/amino-acid acetyltransferase ArgJ, which produces MTSTPPDLTFPQGFQAAAMAAGIKPSGRTDLSLVTSSHDCVWAFAGTRSTTAAACVTRNRALAGTGAPVRALLVNAGNANAATGEGGARDNAGMADAAGSVLNVPAEAVLTASTGIIGHRLPMDRVLSGVEHLPDELGHAAAPFAQAIMTTDTHPKTAHATLSTGARLVGTAKGSGMIHPDMATMFAFVFTDAQVGQAALRAAFPGVVARTFNAVTVDGDTSTNDMAAVLANGLAGPVDEAEFLSALEGVMRDLARQIAADGEGATKLLTVKVRGARSEAEALTAARTCCVSPLLKSAVHGNDPNWGRVIMAVGRSGAAVHIEAMTVAVQGQPVFAGQPLAYDAAQVSESMKAQEVVFDVNLGVGDATGEAWGCDLSAEYVSINADYTT; this is translated from the coding sequence ATGACCAGTACGCCCCCCGACCTCACCTTCCCGCAGGGCTTTCAGGCGGCCGCGATGGCCGCGGGCATCAAACCCAGCGGCCGCACCGACCTGAGCCTCGTCACGTCCAGCCACGACTGCGTGTGGGCGTTCGCGGGCACCCGCAGCACCACCGCGGCCGCCTGCGTGACCCGCAACCGCGCCCTGGCCGGCACCGGCGCGCCCGTGCGGGCGCTGCTGGTGAACGCCGGGAACGCGAACGCCGCCACCGGCGAGGGCGGCGCCCGCGACAACGCCGGGATGGCCGACGCCGCCGGCAGCGTCCTGAACGTCCCGGCCGAGGCGGTGCTGACTGCCAGCACCGGCATCATCGGCCACCGCCTTCCGATGGACCGCGTGCTGAGCGGCGTGGAGCACCTGCCCGACGAGCTGGGCCACGCCGCCGCACCGTTCGCGCAGGCGATCATGACGACCGACACCCACCCCAAGACCGCGCACGCCACCCTGAGCACGGGCGCGCGGCTGGTGGGCACCGCCAAGGGCAGCGGCATGATTCACCCGGACATGGCGACCATGTTCGCGTTCGTGTTCACCGACGCGCAGGTGGGCCAGGCGGCCCTGCGCGCCGCGTTCCCGGGCGTCGTGGCCCGGACCTTCAACGCCGTGACCGTGGACGGCGACACCAGCACGAACGACATGGCCGCCGTGCTCGCCAACGGCCTGGCCGGCCCGGTGGACGAGGCCGAGTTCCTGAGCGCGCTGGAGGGCGTGATGCGGGACCTCGCCCGCCAGATCGCCGCGGACGGTGAGGGCGCCACGAAACTCCTGACCGTGAAGGTCCGTGGGGCGCGCAGCGAGGCCGAGGCCCTGACCGCCGCCCGGACCTGCTGCGTGAGCCCCCTGCTGAAATCCGCCGTGCACGGCAACGACCCGAACTGGGGCCGCGTGATCATGGCGGTCGGCCGCAGCGGCGCCGCCGTGCACATCGAGGCGATGACCGTCGCGGTGCAGGGCCAGCCGGTCTTCGCGGGCCAGCCGCTCGCCTACGACGCCGCGCAGGTCAGCGAGAGCATGAAGGCCCAGGAGGTCGTGTTCGACGTGAACCTTGGCGTGGGCGACGCGACCGGCGAAGCCTGGGGCTGCGACCTGAGCGCCGAGTACGTCAGCATCAACGCCGACTACACCACCTGA
- a CDS encoding GMC family oxidoreductase, which yields MTGQLGRRADVIVVGAGSGGCVLARRLLDRGLRVLLLEAGERDGSPLIRAPAAFPRLYRSRYDWAFETVPQAHADGRRFFWPRGKVLGGSSAINATIWIRGSRRDFDAWGEGWRWADVLPAFRTLERFSGTPGDTRGTDGPLPVGLRRDSHALSHAFVQSAARALGVPAAASFNDGTLAGAALLESNHLRGERFSAFRAFLRPVLSHPNLTVLTGAHVLRVLFQGTRAVGVRLRWQGRTLDAPAGGVVLTAGAVQTPQLLLLSGVGPLGELARHGIEPVAAVPGVGVGLQDHPAIPVIYRSGTPSLEAMPELEALARYALTRRGPLSSNVAEACAFTHARADLNPAQDDPDIQFLFGPAYFRDHGFRKAPGHHFSVGPVLVDVHSRGRITLASRDPRAAPLIDPAYFSDERDMRSMVSGIRLAREIAGAPPLAGHARGEAVPGAAVQSVGALRAYLRAEAATLYHPTSTAVLGDGPEAVVDRQLAVRDTAGLWVADASVMPRVIHANTNATSMMIGERAAAFVAGGL from the coding sequence ATGACAGGTCAGTTGGGGCGCAGGGCGGACGTGATCGTCGTCGGGGCCGGATCGGGCGGGTGCGTGCTGGCCCGGCGGCTGCTGGACCGGGGGCTCCGGGTGCTGCTGTTGGAGGCCGGGGAGCGCGACGGCAGCCCGCTGATCCGTGCGCCGGCGGCGTTCCCGCGGCTGTACCGCTCCCGGTACGACTGGGCGTTCGAGACAGTGCCGCAGGCGCACGCGGACGGGCGGCGGTTCTTCTGGCCGCGCGGGAAGGTGCTCGGCGGCAGCAGCGCCATCAACGCGACCATCTGGATTCGCGGGTCCCGCCGGGATTTCGACGCGTGGGGGGAGGGCTGGCGCTGGGCGGACGTCCTCCCGGCGTTCCGGACGCTGGAGCGCTTCAGCGGGACGCCCGGCGACACGCGCGGCACGGACGGGCCGCTGCCGGTGGGGCTGCGCCGCGACTCGCACGCCCTGTCGCACGCGTTCGTGCAGTCGGCGGCGCGGGCGCTGGGTGTCCCGGCCGCCGCGAGTTTCAACGACGGCACACTGGCCGGCGCGGCCCTGCTGGAAAGCAACCACCTCCGCGGCGAGCGGTTCAGCGCCTTCCGGGCGTTCCTGCGCCCGGTCCTGTCCCACCCGAACCTGACGGTCCTGACCGGCGCGCACGTCCTCAGGGTGCTGTTTCAGGGGACGCGGGCGGTGGGCGTGCGGCTGCGCTGGCAGGGCCGGACGCTGGACGCGCCGGCAGGCGGCGTGGTGCTCACGGCCGGCGCCGTGCAGACGCCGCAACTGCTGCTGCTGTCCGGGGTGGGTCCCCTGGGGGAACTCGCCCGGCACGGCATCGAGCCCGTGGCCGCGGTGCCGGGCGTGGGCGTGGGCCTCCAGGATCACCCGGCCATCCCGGTGATCTACCGCTCCGGCACGCCCAGCCTGGAAGCCATGCCGGAACTGGAGGCCCTGGCCCGCTACGCGCTGACCCGCCGCGGGCCGCTGAGCAGCAACGTGGCCGAGGCCTGCGCGTTTACGCACGCCCGCGCGGACCTGAACCCGGCGCAGGATGACCCGGACATCCAGTTCCTGTTCGGCCCAGCGTACTTCCGGGACCACGGGTTCCGGAAAGCACCCGGGCATCACTTCTCGGTGGGGCCGGTGCTGGTGGACGTGCACAGCCGGGGCCGGATCACGCTGGCGTCCCGGGATCCGCGCGCCGCGCCCCTGATCGACCCGGCGTACTTCTCGGACGAGCGGGATATGCGGAGCATGGTTTCCGGCATCCGGCTGGCGCGGGAAATCGCCGGGGCGCCGCCCCTGGCCGGGCACGCCCGCGGGGAAGCCGTGCCCGGGGCGGCCGTGCAGTCGGTCGGAGCGCTGCGCGCCTACCTGCGCGCGGAAGCGGCCACGCTGTACCACCCAACCAGTACAGCGGTGCTGGGGGACGGCCCGGAGGCGGTGGTGGACCGACAGCTGGCGGTGCGCGACACGGCCGGGCTGTGGGTGGCGGACGCGAGCGTCATGCCGCGCGTGATTCACGCGAACACCAACGCGACCAGCATGATGATCGGCGAGCGGGCAGCGGCGTTCGTGGCGGGCGGCCTGTGA
- a CDS encoding serine/threonine-protein kinase — MRDVLHLKELQSVESPVPVSRLGSVLTQSGRWRDQAVLVKTLVSDDPSDVARFRHEGAVAESLAHPRIVPLLAVTPRQLIFPFITGGSLREYLDGTQLDADQATAVTLGVLSGAAYLHRCGVVHQDLKPENVMLAGGEPTAAAVRIVDFGMSHARNLPLDIHSGTRMGTPHFMAPEQFQGVRGDPRSDLYSAGVLLFDALAGHPPYEDALGWLAGIRDNRAALPGPAALHPVMLAALARDPDERPGSAGAMIEAIQVAREALGLGRVTGLDG; from the coding sequence ATGCGTGACGTGCTGCACCTGAAGGAGCTCCAGAGCGTGGAATCGCCGGTCCCGGTGAGCCGCCTGGGAAGCGTCCTCACGCAGTCAGGCCGCTGGCGGGATCAGGCGGTACTGGTCAAGACCCTGGTGTCCGACGATCCGTCGGACGTCGCCCGCTTCCGGCACGAGGGCGCGGTTGCCGAATCGCTCGCTCACCCGCGGATCGTGCCGCTGCTCGCGGTCACGCCCCGGCAGCTGATCTTTCCGTTCATCACGGGCGGGTCCCTGCGCGAGTACCTGGACGGCACGCAGCTGGACGCCGATCAGGCCACCGCGGTCACGCTGGGCGTGCTGAGCGGCGCGGCGTACCTGCACCGCTGCGGCGTGGTGCACCAGGACCTGAAACCCGAGAACGTGATGCTGGCCGGCGGAGAGCCCACGGCCGCGGCTGTGCGGATCGTGGATTTCGGCATGAGCCACGCCCGGAACCTGCCGCTGGACATCCACAGCGGCACGCGCATGGGCACGCCGCACTTCATGGCCCCGGAGCAGTTCCAGGGCGTGCGGGGCGACCCGCGCAGCGACCTGTACTCCGCCGGGGTGCTGCTGTTCGATGCGCTGGCCGGGCACCCGCCCTACGAGGATGCGCTGGGGTGGCTGGCGGGCATCCGGGACAACCGCGCGGCCCTTCCGGGCCCGGCTGCGCTACACCCCGTCATGCTCGCGGCCCTGGCCCGCGACCCGGACGAGCGGCCCGGGAGTGCCGGGGCGATGATCGAGGCGATTCAGGTGGCGCGCGAGGCGCTGGGGCTGGGCCGCGTGACCGGCCTGGACGGGTAG